The genomic region CGATGCCAATGCCGAGGAACGGCTGACCCGCGGGTTCACTTCGATGACATAATATTGGAAACTTTGCGGATCGAGCGCCAGCTGCACATTGCAGCCGCCCTCGATCTTGAGCGCGCTGATAATATCAAGCGAAGCGGTGCGCAGCATCTGGTACTCGCGATCTGACAACGTCTGGCTTGGAGCCACCACGATGCTGTCGCCGGTATGCACGCCGACCGGATCGATATTCTCCATGTTGCACACCACAATACAGTTGTCGTTCGCATCCCGCATAACTTCGTATTCAATCTCTTTCATGCCTGCAATGCTCTTCTCAACCAGACATTGGCCGATCGGGCTGTAGCGAATGCCGGAGGATACGAATTCAATCAATTCCTCCTCATTTTGCGCAATGCCGCCGCCTGTGCCGCCAAGCGTGTAAGCCGGGCGAATGATAATCGGATAGCCGATCTCGCGCGCGAATTCCACTGCCTCCGGTACGGTCGTTACAATCGTGCTTTCCGGTATCGGCTGGTTCAGCTCGTTCATCAAGTCGCGGAACAAATCGCGGTCTTCCGCTTTTTCAATCGCGTCGAGCTGTGTCCCGAGAAGCTTCACATTCTCGCGCTCCAGCACGCCGGCCTTCGCCAGCTCCACCGCCATGTTCAGTCCAGTTTGACCGCCAAGCGTAGGCAGCAAGCCGTCCGGACGCTCCTGGCGAATAACCTGAGTGACAAAATCGAGCGAGATCGGTTCAATGTATACTTTGTCCGCGATGTTCGTATCCGTCATAATGGTAGCCGGATTGCTGTTGATCAGGACGACCTCGATTCCTTCTTCCTTCAAGGCCTGGCACGCTTGGGTGCCCGCATAATCGAACTCGGCCGCCTGGCCGATGACAATCGGACCGGAGCCAATCACGAGAATTTTTTTCAGGCTGTTATTTTTGGGCATATTCAAGCTCTCCTTCCCTTGAACGTTTCGCTTGCGCCGCTTCGGCAAAAACCGCTTGGCGGGCTGTGGCCGGATGGTCGCGCTTGTGGGTGCGAATCATTTCCAGAAACTCATCGAACAAATAGCTCGAATCGAACGGTCCGGGAGCCGCTTCCGGATGGTATTGCACGGAGAAGGCTGGCAGCGTTTTATGCTTTAGCCCCTCGATTGTCTTGTCGTTGTTGTTGATATGCGTTATCTTCAGATCGGTCTTTTCTACGGAAGCCTCCAGCACCGTGTAGCCGTGGTTCTGGGAGGTGATGTAGCAGCGTCCGCTTTCCAGATCCAGAACTGGGTGGTTGCCGCCGCGATGGCCGAACTTCAGCTTTTCCGTATCGGCGCCGCAAGCCAGCGCGAACAGCTGGTGTCCGAGGCAGATGCCGAAGATCGGAAATTCGCCCAGCAGCTGGCGAATCATCTCGACAGCGTGCGGCACATCCTTCGGGTCGCCAGGGCCATTGGACAGCAGTATGCCATCCGGGCGAAGGCGTCGAATCTGGTCTGCATCTGTGTCGTGCGGCACAACCACGACGTCGCACCCGCGCTTCGTCAAGTCGCGAAGGATACCGCTCTTCGATCCGAAGTCGACGAGAACAATCCGCTCCTGTCTGCCGGAAACGGCGAATACCGATTTCGTCGAAACCCGGCTTACCTGGTCACGCAGCAAAGCAGAACCTGTCAGCCTTTCCTGCAGCGCTTCAATCGGATCGTTCGCGGTTGTCAAGATGCCCTTCATCGTTCCGTGATGGCGGATTTTGCGGGTCAGCATGCGCGTGTCCACGCCGCTGATTCCCGGAATGCCGTATTCCTTCAACAGCGCATCCAGCGTATATTCCGCACGCCAGTTGCTTGGCAGCTCTTCGTGCTCGCGGACAACAAAGCCGTGAATGTACGGGCGGATCGCTTCGAAATCATCGCGTGCGATCCCGTAGTTGCCGATCAAGGGATAGGTCATCGTCACGATTTGGCCGCAGTAGGAAGGATCGGACAATACTTCCTGATAGCCGGTAATTCCTGTATTAAAAACGACTTCACCAGTCGATTCCTGTTCACTGCCGAATGCTTTGCCCGTAAATAATGTTCCGTCTTCTAATAGCAGTCTTGCCTGCATGCTTCTCACTCCTATTCGTTGGATTCCCGCCATACTACTTTGCC from Xylanibacillus composti harbors:
- a CDS encoding carbamoyl phosphate synthase small subunit, producing MQARLLLEDGTLFTGKAFGSEQESTGEVVFNTGITGYQEVLSDPSYCGQIVTMTYPLIGNYGIARDDFEAIRPYIHGFVVREHEELPSNWRAEYTLDALLKEYGIPGISGVDTRMLTRKIRHHGTMKGILTTANDPIEALQERLTGSALLRDQVSRVSTKSVFAVSGRQERIVLVDFGSKSGILRDLTKRGCDVVVVPHDTDADQIRRLRPDGILLSNGPGDPKDVPHAVEMIRQLLGEFPIFGICLGHQLFALACGADTEKLKFGHRGGNHPVLDLESGRCYITSQNHGYTVLEASVEKTDLKITHINNNDKTIEGLKHKTLPAFSVQYHPEAAPGPFDSSYLFDEFLEMIRTHKRDHPATARQAVFAEAAQAKRSREGELEYAQK